Proteins from a genomic interval of Acetobacterium woodii DSM 1030:
- a CDS encoding asparaginase, with product MENAKILLLLTGGTIGSSVNDHCINVDASRGNDLLSIYRDQNKNEVEFEVVCPFNILSENAEPKHWLQIIKTLESYQLSDYLGVIIAHGSDTLPYTAAALCYGLDAPLIPIVLVAANYAIGEPDSNAITNFSASVDFIYNLKLPGFYAIYENSDHITYVHLASRLQEADWLKDDFSSFGEPFATYDQRGLCCTPSPKNPTMLKLYNPVTNDIPMIVEFRNEILALRAYPGLNYDVIDLRKRPVRAVLHSLYHCGSGNIIGENGTSLLAFIKNNPNVDHYLISYKNIHGDLYLSCQELIAAGGIPLENISFEAAVTKLNFAYNQHECSPQSYLNREFFYEFLKDAPVNGYVI from the coding sequence ATGGAGAACGCTAAAATTTTATTATTGTTAACTGGTGGTACCATTGGAAGTTCAGTTAATGATCACTGTATCAACGTAGATGCCAGTCGTGGCAACGACTTATTATCAATTTATCGGGATCAAAACAAAAACGAAGTCGAGTTTGAAGTTGTGTGCCCTTTTAATATCCTTAGCGAAAATGCCGAACCCAAACATTGGCTGCAAATCATCAAAACCTTAGAGTCCTATCAGCTGAGCGATTATCTGGGTGTTATCATCGCTCATGGCTCTGATACGCTTCCCTATACCGCCGCTGCCCTTTGTTATGGTCTTGATGCTCCTTTAATTCCGATTGTTTTAGTTGCTGCAAATTATGCCATCGGCGAACCTGATAGTAATGCCATTACTAATTTTTCTGCCAGTGTTGACTTTATTTATAATTTGAAACTCCCTGGATTTTATGCGATCTATGAAAATAGTGATCATATCACTTACGTTCATCTCGCTTCTCGCCTGCAAGAAGCTGATTGGCTAAAAGATGATTTTTCCAGCTTCGGCGAACCGTTTGCGACTTACGATCAGCGTGGTCTTTGTTGTACGCCTTCACCCAAAAACCCAACCATGCTTAAGCTTTATAACCCAGTGACCAATGATATTCCCATGATCGTCGAGTTTCGCAACGAAATATTGGCTTTAAGAGCCTACCCCGGTTTAAACTATGATGTCATTGACCTGCGAAAACGGCCAGTCAGAGCGGTACTTCATTCACTATACCATTGTGGTAGCGGCAATATTATTGGCGAAAACGGTACCTCCTTACTCGCCTTTATCAAAAATAATCCAAACGTCGACCATTACCTGATTTCTTATAAAAACATTCATGGAGATCTTTATTTATCTTGTCAGGAGCTCATTGCCGCGGGCGGTATTCCATTAGAAAACATCTCTTTTGAAGCCGCTGTCACCAAATTGAATTTCGCTTATAATCAACATGAGTGTTCACCTCAAAGTTATCTCAATCGGGAATTTTTCTATGAATTTTTGAAAGATGCCCCCGTAAATGGGTATGTAATATAA
- a CDS encoding ASKHA domain-containing protein, whose protein sequence is MSSLKTIRVFFPLLDKNILVEAGITVAEACAQVGFPQNLVCGGKGTCKKCLVTIRENDLVSEVLGCQHLVSEDMSILISKEAAISQILEVSDNGELSFNPKTRVVTIPFAEFKTEMCSYDLETVRTILDLPVTMTSIKVLRKSSEVFHTKNNTFLNLFLYNNEIIDLLASNEKLKAYGVAFDIGTTSVVGYLYDLTTGVLIHQHSSLNKQISFGGDVISRIEYASASPENLKTIQHAIHETINDILSNLIYESKISSDAIYDCVFCGNSTMATLFLGLNPLHLGFSPFTGVSQDIVILNANELNININPFGKITFLPLLGGFVGADTTSVLLGLPKDDAYRLMIDLGTNGEIAIGNHNKYFVASTACGPALEGAGIHMGMRGTSGAIEKIAMVNDEIECHVIGNVPPIGFCGSGIIDAIAFLFREKIIYDRGNFVKGDDLDNHPLKDRFKTDEAGQRYFVFVKSEDNPNGKELIITQKDIRSVQLAKAAIFTGCCMLAEKFGIKGEDLKEIALAGAFGNYIDIENAQFIGLLPKIEGVPIRSIGNGAGTGAQLFLLSADEAKLCEAIPKRTTHIELASDPNFANIYMQNTTLGQNIMI, encoded by the coding sequence ATGTCATCATTAAAAACCATCCGTGTATTTTTTCCTTTATTGGACAAAAATATTCTTGTTGAAGCTGGTATAACCGTTGCTGAGGCATGTGCTCAAGTCGGTTTTCCTCAAAATTTAGTTTGCGGTGGAAAAGGGACTTGTAAAAAGTGTCTTGTAACCATCCGTGAAAACGATTTAGTTTCTGAAGTCCTTGGTTGCCAACACCTAGTTTCTGAAGATATGAGTATTCTTATTTCGAAAGAAGCCGCTATATCTCAGATTCTTGAAGTAAGTGATAACGGTGAATTAAGTTTCAACCCTAAGACTCGCGTTGTAACAATCCCTTTTGCGGAATTCAAAACTGAAATGTGTTCTTATGATCTTGAAACCGTCCGTACTATTCTCGATCTTCCGGTGACCATGACTTCGATCAAAGTGCTCCGCAAATCATCTGAAGTCTTTCACACAAAAAACAACACATTTCTAAATCTTTTCTTGTATAACAATGAAATCATTGATTTATTAGCCAGTAATGAAAAATTAAAAGCTTATGGGGTCGCCTTTGATATCGGAACCACTTCCGTTGTCGGGTATCTTTACGATCTGACTACCGGTGTATTGATCCATCAGCATTCATCACTAAACAAACAAATTTCTTTTGGCGGTGATGTCATCAGTCGGATTGAGTATGCTTCTGCTTCTCCCGAAAATCTCAAAACGATCCAACATGCCATCCATGAAACGATTAATGATATTTTATCAAACCTAATTTATGAATCAAAAATATCATCTGATGCAATTTACGATTGTGTTTTTTGCGGAAACAGTACGATGGCCACTCTATTTCTGGGCTTAAATCCTTTGCATTTAGGTTTTTCGCCATTCACCGGTGTTTCACAAGACATTGTCATCCTTAATGCCAATGAATTAAATATTAATATTAACCCATTTGGAAAAATTACTTTCCTCCCGTTATTAGGCGGCTTTGTTGGTGCTGATACGACCTCGGTTCTATTGGGACTTCCTAAAGATGATGCTTATCGTCTAATGATCGATCTCGGCACGAATGGTGAAATTGCCATCGGCAATCATAATAAATATTTTGTTGCCTCTACCGCCTGTGGGCCCGCACTGGAAGGTGCCGGCATTCATATGGGCATGCGTGGCACCAGTGGCGCTATTGAAAAAATTGCGATGGTTAATGATGAAATTGAGTGTCACGTTATTGGCAATGTCCCGCCCATCGGCTTTTGCGGATCGGGAATCATTGATGCCATTGCCTTCCTCTTTAGAGAAAAAATTATTTATGACCGCGGTAATTTTGTCAAAGGCGATGACCTTGATAATCACCCCTTAAAAGATCGTTTTAAAACCGATGAAGCAGGGCAACGATACTTTGTGTTTGTAAAATCTGAAGATAACCCTAATGGTAAAGAATTGATTATTACTCAAAAAGATATCCGTTCGGTTCAATTAGCCAAAGCCGCTATTTTTACCGGTTGCTGTATGTTAGCTGAAAAATTTGGAATAAAAGGTGAAGACCTTAAAGAAATCGCTCTTGCTGGTGCTTTCGGCAATTACATCGATATCGAAAACGCACAATTTATTGGTTTACTCCCTAAAATTGAGGGCGTTCCCATCCGTTCCATTGGCAACGGTGCCGGAACCGGAGCTCAACTTTTCTTGCTTTCTGCCGACGAAGCCAAACTTTGTGAAGCGATTCCCAAACGAACAACCCATATTGAATTAGCCTCCGATCCAAATTTTGCCAATATCTACATGCAAAATACTACCCTTGGCCAAAATATCATGATCTAA
- a CDS encoding formate--tetrahydrofolate ligase, with translation MGFKSDIEIAQEATPQDIREIAKKLGLTEDDLDLYGKYKAKVDYNLLKKSTGKKARLILTTAINPTPAGEGKTTTTIGVADGLSRIGKNTLVALREPSLGPVFGVKGGAAGGGYAQVVPMEDINLHFTGDFHAIGAANNLLAAMLDNHIKQGNELKIDAKKITWRRCVDMNDRQLRNIVDGLGGSGDGVVREDGFDITVASEVMAAFCLSSDISDLKERLGRIIVAYSFTGEPVTAEQLKANGAMAALLKDALKPNLVQTLEGTPAFIHGGPFANIAHGCNSVIATRMAMHFADYVVTEGGFGADLGAEKFLDIKCRMANLKPDAVIIVATVRALKYNGGVAKADLNNENLEALKAGLPNLLKHVENITQVFKLPAVVAINEFPLDTEAELQLVKSECQKLGVNVAISQVWAKGGEGGEELAKEVVRLIDESEGNFEYCYDLDIPIKEKIETIATRIYGADGVDFTPAAAKEMDRLTALGFDKVPICMAKTQYSLTDDATKLGRPTGFKITVRQLTISAGAGFIIALTGEIMKMPGLPKVPAAEKIDVDENGVIAGLF, from the coding sequence ATGGGTTTTAAATCAGACATTGAAATTGCACAAGAGGCTACACCACAGGATATCCGTGAGATAGCAAAGAAATTGGGTTTAACCGAAGACGACTTGGATTTATACGGTAAGTATAAAGCAAAGGTGGATTACAATCTGTTAAAGAAAAGCACTGGTAAAAAAGCGCGACTGATCCTGACAACCGCTATTAATCCGACACCGGCCGGCGAAGGAAAAACAACGACCACTATTGGGGTTGCCGACGGATTATCACGAATTGGGAAAAACACCCTTGTTGCCCTGAGAGAGCCATCGCTTGGTCCAGTTTTTGGTGTTAAAGGCGGAGCTGCCGGCGGCGGATATGCTCAAGTTGTGCCAATGGAAGATATTAACCTTCATTTTACCGGAGATTTCCATGCCATTGGGGCAGCCAACAATTTATTGGCAGCCATGCTTGATAATCATATCAAACAAGGTAACGAACTGAAGATTGATGCCAAAAAAATTACCTGGAGACGTTGTGTTGACATGAATGACCGTCAGCTGCGAAACATTGTTGATGGTTTAGGCGGATCTGGCGATGGTGTTGTTCGTGAAGACGGATTTGATATCACGGTTGCCTCTGAAGTAATGGCAGCGTTCTGTTTATCCAGTGATATTTCAGACCTGAAAGAACGTTTGGGCCGCATTATTGTTGCTTATAGTTTCACAGGAGAACCAGTTACAGCTGAACAATTAAAAGCTAATGGTGCAATGGCCGCGTTATTAAAAGATGCTTTAAAACCAAATCTGGTACAAACCCTGGAAGGCACCCCAGCTTTCATTCATGGTGGACCATTTGCCAATATTGCCCACGGTTGCAACTCTGTGATCGCAACTCGAATGGCAATGCATTTTGCCGATTATGTGGTAACTGAAGGTGGTTTCGGTGCTGACCTTGGCGCTGAAAAATTCCTGGATATCAAATGCCGAATGGCAAACTTGAAACCGGATGCAGTAATTATTGTAGCAACCGTACGAGCCCTTAAATATAATGGCGGCGTTGCCAAAGCAGATTTAAACAACGAAAACCTGGAAGCTTTAAAAGCCGGCTTACCGAACTTATTAAAACATGTTGAAAATATTACCCAGGTCTTTAAATTACCAGCTGTTGTTGCAATCAATGAATTCCCACTGGATACAGAAGCAGAATTACAACTGGTTAAATCTGAATGTCAGAAACTGGGCGTTAACGTTGCAATTTCTCAGGTATGGGCAAAAGGCGGAGAAGGCGGAGAAGAACTGGCCAAAGAAGTTGTTCGTCTCATTGACGAAAGCGAAGGAAATTTCGAATACTGCTACGATCTGGATATTCCAATCAAAGAAAAAATTGAAACGATTGCCACCCGGATTTACGGTGCTGACGGCGTAGATTTCACACCCGCAGCTGCTAAAGAAATGGACCGTCTAACCGCACTTGGTTTTGACAAGGTGCCAATTTGTATGGCGAAAACACAATACTCATTAACCGATGATGCAACGAAACTGGGTCGTCCAACCGGATTTAAAATTACGGTTCGTCAATTGACCATTTCAGCCGGGGCTGGTTTCATTATTGCCTTAACCGGAGAAATCATGAAAATGCCTGGTCTTCCTAAAGTTCCGGCAGCAGAAAAAATTGATGTTGATGAAAACGGTGTAATTGCCGGTTTATTCTAG
- a CDS encoding cyclodeaminase/cyclohydrolase family protein has protein sequence MEFDAVGTEQSSISEKKCTEFVEALYSKAAVPGGGGAAALVGAVGTALAGMVGNLTTGKKKYAAFEDDIQRILKEAQILQDRLLAMIDEDAKNFLPLSKAYGLPKETEAEKAYKEKTLEECTKVACSIPLEIVEVCYKAVLLQEELVGKGSALAISDVACGVQCLRAAMISGWVNVLINIKTIKDKDYVDDVNKRVKPMLEKGVEICDRVYADVEKQLL, from the coding sequence ATGGAATTTGATGCAGTTGGAACTGAACAAAGTTCGATCTCAGAAAAAAAATGTACAGAGTTTGTTGAAGCGTTATACAGCAAAGCTGCTGTACCTGGTGGCGGCGGTGCCGCGGCATTAGTCGGTGCGGTTGGAACAGCGTTAGCCGGAATGGTTGGGAATTTGACTACGGGCAAGAAAAAATATGCGGCGTTTGAAGATGATATCCAGCGTATTTTGAAAGAAGCGCAGATTCTTCAAGATCGGTTATTAGCAATGATTGATGAAGATGCAAAAAACTTTTTGCCACTCTCAAAAGCATATGGCCTTCCCAAAGAAACTGAAGCAGAAAAAGCTTACAAGGAAAAAACGTTAGAAGAATGTACAAAGGTAGCTTGTAGTATCCCACTTGAAATTGTCGAGGTTTGTTATAAGGCTGTTTTGTTGCAAGAAGAATTAGTTGGCAAAGGTTCGGCCTTAGCCATTAGCGATGTTGCATGTGGCGTTCAATGCTTAAGAGCTGCGATGATCAGCGGTTGGGTTAATGTCTTAATCAACATTAAGACAATCAAAGATAAAGACTATGTAGATGATGTTAATAAAAGAGTTAAACCGATGTTAGAAAAAGGCGTTGAAATTTGTGATCGCGTTTATGCTGATGTTGAGAAACAACTTTTATAA
- a CDS encoding bifunctional 5,10-methylenetetrahydrofolate dehydrogenase/5,10-methenyltetrahydrofolate cyclohydrolase, translating to MAAKLLSGKEVSESMLAEVLKDANELKAKGITVKMAIMRVGEDPGSISYEKSIITRMGKSNIEVESVQFPIDVTEADFIAKLQSINEDKNIHSVLIFQPLPDQIDAEKIKYLLSPEKDPDALNPTNLGKLMIADERGFFPCTAEGVMEMFKFYNIDVKGKDVVVINNSNVLGKPLTIMLTNEFATVTMCHVFTKDTASYTKKADIVVTACGIYGLVKPDMLSEDCILIDVAMAQMKDENKEFVLNEEGKKIRTGDAHVDCLNKVAMITSATPGCGGGTGPITTALLAKHVIKACKMQNGLL from the coding sequence ATGGCAGCAAAATTATTAAGTGGAAAAGAAGTTAGCGAGTCAATGCTCGCTGAAGTACTAAAAGATGCGAATGAATTAAAAGCAAAAGGCATTACCGTAAAAATGGCAATCATGCGCGTTGGTGAAGACCCAGGTTCCATTTCTTATGAAAAAAGTATTATCACCAGAATGGGAAAATCAAATATCGAAGTTGAATCGGTACAATTCCCAATTGATGTAACAGAAGCTGATTTTATTGCCAAACTTCAATCAATCAACGAAGATAAAAACATTCATTCAGTATTAATATTCCAACCTCTTCCCGATCAAATCGACGCTGAAAAAATAAAATATCTGTTAAGTCCTGAAAAAGATCCAGATGCTCTTAATCCAACAAACTTAGGAAAACTAATGATTGCTGATGAAAGAGGATTTTTTCCATGTACCGCTGAAGGCGTTATGGAAATGTTTAAATTCTATAATATTGATGTTAAGGGCAAAGACGTTGTTGTTATTAACAACTCTAACGTGTTAGGAAAACCACTGACAATTATGTTAACAAACGAATTCGCAACCGTCACAATGTGTCATGTATTTACAAAAGATACGGCTTCTTACACCAAGAAAGCCGATATTGTTGTAACCGCATGTGGTATTTACGGTTTGGTTAAACCAGACATGTTAAGCGAAGATTGTATTTTAATTGACGTGGCAATGGCTCAAATGAAAGATGAAAACAAAGAATTTGTTTTAAATGAAGAAGGCAAGAAAATCAGAACGGGTGATGCTCATGTTGACTGTTTAAACAAAGTCGCAATGATTACTTCTGCTACCCCAGGTTGTGGCGGTGGAACCGGTCCAATTACCACAGCTTTATTAGCTAAACATGTGATCAAAGCCTGTAAAATGCAAAACGGCTTATTATAG
- the rsxC gene encoding electron transport complex subunit RsxC has product MEDYTKFKLKGKEELDALLADKDDLFVVACNKCFKELESFEEPECGLFEEIAKEQGKNIIGCAKVDFLCNEPLTSKSFLGTLPEEAKNVFVISCGLGIQTIAELAEIPVYAASDTIAVDGQHGMALTTTLCEACGQCYLNMTGGICPIVDCSKSLLNGQCGGAKNGKCEVNKEMDCGWQLIYERLEKQGRLQELLDKPVELRDYSKVNYKFISEHVKSIREERYEGYYGGIHPTEHKELSEHISLVRFPDPLNVVIPMSQHAGAPAEPIVEVGQQVKMGQKIAEAKGLISSAIHSSVSGTVVAIEPRLHTVSGLEALAIVIQSDGKNTLHDSVKPAGELDSLSPDEIIEIVREKGIVGMGGAGFPTAVKLKAPKPIELVLLNGCECEPVLTADHRVLLEYADEVIYGLKAMMKASGAPKGVIAIEDNKQDAVELLQEKTADIENIEIVVAKTKYPQGAEKMLIKRVMGKQVPSGGLPMDVGAIVSNVSTAKAISDAIQTGMPLIERVVTVGGERMNKPGNYLVKVGTSVKDIINHCGDVKGDDVTIKIGGPMMGFKIENLNVPLLKCSNGIIAIETTVKEAVECIKCGRCADVCPMELRPLYFTKYALTEDWEGMKTQNVMDCIECGCCEYICSSKIPIVERIKIGKTAIREGK; this is encoded by the coding sequence TTGGAGGATTACACGAAGTTTAAACTTAAAGGAAAGGAAGAGCTTGATGCGTTACTGGCAGACAAAGATGATTTGTTTGTGGTAGCCTGTAACAAATGCTTTAAAGAACTCGAGAGTTTTGAAGAGCCAGAGTGCGGCTTGTTCGAAGAAATAGCCAAGGAACAAGGTAAAAATATCATTGGTTGTGCAAAAGTTGATTTCCTTTGCAACGAACCGTTGACATCGAAGAGCTTTCTAGGAACGCTTCCGGAAGAAGCCAAAAATGTGTTTGTTATTTCATGTGGTTTGGGCATTCAAACGATTGCCGAATTGGCAGAAATACCAGTGTACGCAGCAAGCGACACGATTGCCGTTGATGGTCAGCACGGAATGGCCTTAACAACTACTTTATGTGAAGCCTGCGGCCAATGTTATTTGAATATGACCGGCGGCATCTGCCCCATTGTTGACTGCTCAAAAAGCTTGTTAAACGGCCAATGTGGTGGTGCTAAAAATGGTAAATGTGAAGTTAACAAGGAAATGGATTGTGGATGGCAACTCATCTACGAAAGATTGGAAAAACAGGGACGCTTACAAGAGCTATTGGACAAACCGGTAGAACTTCGTGATTATTCTAAGGTTAACTACAAGTTTATCAGCGAACATGTAAAATCGATCCGCGAAGAACGATACGAAGGTTATTATGGCGGAATCCATCCAACCGAACACAAGGAATTAAGCGAACATATATCACTGGTTCGTTTCCCGGATCCGTTGAATGTCGTTATTCCAATGTCACAACATGCCGGTGCACCAGCTGAACCGATTGTAGAAGTTGGTCAACAGGTGAAAATGGGCCAGAAAATTGCTGAAGCAAAAGGCCTGATCAGCAGTGCCATTCACTCCAGTGTCAGTGGTACCGTTGTTGCAATTGAACCACGATTACATACCGTTAGCGGACTGGAAGCGTTAGCAATTGTTATTCAGTCAGACGGAAAAAATACCCTCCACGACTCGGTCAAACCAGCCGGAGAACTGGATAGTTTATCACCAGATGAAATTATCGAGATTGTTCGGGAAAAAGGAATTGTCGGAATGGGTGGTGCCGGGTTCCCAACGGCAGTTAAATTAAAAGCACCAAAACCGATTGAGTTAGTATTACTTAACGGTTGTGAATGTGAACCGGTATTAACTGCTGACCATCGGGTTTTACTGGAATATGCGGATGAGGTCATTTATGGTTTAAAAGCCATGATGAAAGCATCGGGAGCACCAAAAGGTGTGATCGCAATTGAAGACAATAAGCAAGATGCGGTTGAATTATTACAGGAAAAAACGGCCGATATCGAAAACATCGAAATTGTTGTTGCTAAAACAAAATATCCGCAAGGGGCTGAAAAAATGCTCATTAAACGGGTAATGGGCAAGCAAGTGCCAAGCGGTGGTCTGCCAATGGATGTTGGGGCGATCGTTAGTAATGTCAGTACGGCGAAAGCTATTTCAGATGCAATCCAAACGGGAATGCCTCTGATTGAGCGGGTTGTAACCGTTGGCGGCGAACGAATGAATAAGCCGGGAAACTATTTAGTAAAGGTTGGAACATCGGTTAAAGATATCATCAATCATTGCGGCGATGTAAAAGGCGACGACGTTACGATTAAAATCGGTGGTCCAATGATGGGCTTTAAGATCGAAAACCTGAATGTGCCATTGCTGAAATGTTCAAACGGGATTATCGCGATTGAAACCACGGTTAAAGAAGCGGTTGAATGTATCAAGTGTGGACGCTGTGCCGATGTCTGTCCGATGGAATTACGGCCATTATACTTCACTAAATATGCATTGACAGAAGACTGGGAAGGCATGAAAACACAAAACGTGATGGATTGTATTGAATGTGGATGTTGCGAATATATCTGCTCATCTAAAATTCCAATTGTTGAGCGAATCAAGATTGGAAAAACTGCCATAAGGGAGGGTAAATAA
- a CDS encoding methylenetetrahydrofolate reductase C-terminal domain-containing protein translates to MLITQLKSKESIESLAVGKVVIINCHGCKEVYFPEHQADELQKELSDNKEVIQIITTDYICNPDNLKLQLKKHMDKINLADTILVFSCGVGIQTVAAQFEDKKVYSCCDTYQLPGFQGVTPLNVDCGQCGECYLNGTGGICPITACSKSLINGQCGGAKNGMCEVDKDMECGWERIYRKLEKLNKLDNMKYDAPKVRNFGNSKPE, encoded by the coding sequence ATGTTGATTACCCAACTAAAATCAAAAGAGTCAATTGAATCATTGGCTGTCGGAAAAGTTGTCATTATCAATTGTCATGGATGTAAAGAAGTTTATTTTCCGGAACACCAAGCAGATGAACTGCAAAAGGAACTTTCAGATAATAAAGAAGTAATCCAGATTATTACCACCGATTATATTTGTAATCCGGACAATTTAAAACTGCAATTGAAAAAACACATGGATAAAATCAATTTAGCGGATACGATTCTGGTATTTTCTTGCGGGGTTGGAATCCAGACGGTAGCAGCTCAATTCGAGGATAAAAAAGTGTACTCGTGTTGCGATACTTACCAATTACCAGGATTTCAGGGAGTAACACCGCTAAACGTCGATTGTGGCCAATGCGGAGAGTGTTACCTGAATGGGACCGGCGGAATTTGCCCCATTACGGCATGTTCAAAAAGTTTGATCAACGGCCAATGTGGCGGTGCTAAAAATGGTATGTGCGAAGTTGACAAAGACATGGAATGTGGATGGGAACGAATTTACCGAAAATTGGAAAAACTGAATAAACTGGATAATATGAAATATGATGCACCTAAAGTGCGAAATTTCGGAAATTCAAAACCAGAATAA
- a CDS encoding methylenetetrahydrofolate reductase, translating into MRITELFQRDEFVLTAEVGPPKGVELDHLIKDAHEYLKTRVHALNVTDNQSSVMRTGSLATCKVLKDEGLLPIFQITCRDRNRIALQSDVLSAALLGIENLLLLTGDYTTLGDHPQAKPVFDLDSVSLIHAVKRLEEGFDLAGNAVDGAPPKFAKGAVVSPCSDSVDVQLAKMEAKVKAGCEYFQTQGVYEPEKFIKFMEQAKQFGVPVQLGLIIPKNVGMCRYMNANVAGVHVPDDMIEELKADKEKTKAGDTGVEICARLIRECKDYCQGVHIMSLGWENRIPEILDMAGIAPIAK; encoded by the coding sequence ATGAGAATAACTGAGCTGTTTCAACGTGACGAGTTTGTATTAACTGCAGAAGTGGGACCTCCAAAGGGGGTTGAACTTGACCACTTGATTAAAGATGCGCATGAATATTTAAAGACCCGAGTTCATGCTTTGAATGTAACGGATAACCAATCCTCAGTCATGCGTACTGGTTCATTGGCAACCTGTAAAGTATTAAAAGATGAGGGACTACTTCCAATCTTTCAAATTACTTGTCGGGATCGAAATCGTATTGCCTTACAGTCAGACGTCTTAAGCGCTGCATTATTGGGCATTGAAAATTTATTATTATTAACTGGGGATTACACCACATTGGGAGATCACCCACAAGCAAAACCGGTTTTTGATTTGGACTCCGTGTCACTGATTCACGCTGTAAAAAGATTGGAAGAAGGTTTTGATCTTGCTGGTAATGCGGTTGATGGAGCACCTCCAAAGTTTGCTAAAGGTGCAGTTGTATCACCATGTAGTGACTCAGTAGATGTCCAACTGGCAAAAATGGAAGCAAAGGTGAAAGCCGGATGTGAATATTTCCAGACGCAAGGCGTATATGAACCAGAAAAATTTATCAAATTCATGGAACAAGCTAAACAATTTGGCGTGCCAGTTCAACTGGGTCTGATCATTCCGAAAAATGTCGGCATGTGTCGTTATATGAATGCCAATGTTGCTGGCGTCCATGTTCCTGATGATATGATTGAAGAATTAAAAGCTGACAAGGAAAAAACCAAAGCTGGCGATACTGGGGTGGAAATCTGCGCGCGTTTAATCAGAGAATGTAAAGATTATTGCCAAGGTGTTCATATCATGTCATTAGGTTGGGAAAACCGAATTCCGGAAATTCTTGACATGGCAGGAATCGCACCAATCGCAAAATAA